A genomic stretch from Desulfolutivibrio sulfodismutans DSM 3696 includes:
- a CDS encoding flavodoxin family protein, with translation MRILGICASPNGKKSQTRRLVQGVLDGAASCGAQVEFVDLCRLKIEFCIGCRKCFDTGSCFFKDDYQGLLDKMLAADGMVWGSPNYSFCVRAQMKALIDRMADVIHLQSFDGKYCCAAATGGRDDTVITRYLSMNFLDFGAYVTGTVGAVVTQGPQAVEAAEQTATTLGQALFADIRDKRAYFDQRKDIDKNRHEFQAKIRAAKDVWRNQYAYWEARGWP, from the coding sequence ATGAGGATTCTGGGTATCTGCGCCAGCCCCAACGGCAAAAAGAGCCAGACCCGGCGGTTGGTCCAGGGGGTTTTGGACGGCGCGGCCTCCTGCGGCGCACAGGTGGAATTCGTGGACCTGTGCAGACTTAAAATCGAATTCTGCATCGGCTGCCGCAAGTGTTTCGATACGGGGTCGTGTTTTTTTAAGGACGACTATCAGGGGCTTTTGGACAAGATGCTGGCCGCCGACGGCATGGTCTGGGGTTCGCCCAACTATTCCTTCTGCGTCAGGGCCCAGATGAAGGCCTTGATCGACCGCATGGCCGATGTGATCCACCTGCAGTCCTTCGACGGCAAATACTGTTGCGCAGCGGCCACGGGCGGCCGCGACGACACGGTCATCACCCGCTACCTGTCCATGAATTTCCTGGATTTCGGGGCCTACGTCACCGGCACGGTGGGCGCGGTGGTGACCCAGGGGCCGCAGGCCGTGGAGGCGGCGGAACAGACCGCCACCACGCTGGGCCAGGCCCTTTTTGCGGACATCCGCGACAAGCGCGCCTATTTCGACCAGCGCAAGGACATCGACAAAAACCGCCATGAGTTCCAGGCCAAGATACGGGCCGCCAAGGACGTGTGGCGCAACCAGTACGCCTATTGGGAGGCGCGCGGCTGGCCGTGA
- the glgB gene encoding 1,4-alpha-glucan branching protein GlgB, which yields MTVDLTPVASSPVNIAEFDLYLFGKGRHFDLYRVLGAHPDVRDGHAGYRFAVWAPHARAVSVVGDFNQWSPGLHKLYPVAASGVWAGFVPGVPRGALYKFAVRQHGGDMALKADPYAFFAQYRPETACLAWDLDNYSWNDVAWMQARRERGLPIDEAVSIYEVHAGSWRFKTDQYGSFYSYRELAETLLPYVADLGFTHIEFMPLAEHPLDESWGYQTGHYFAPTSRFGQPEDLKFFIDACHNRGVGVILDWVPGHFPKDAWGLGRFDGTGLYEHEDPRQGEHPDWGTYVFNFARHEARNFLLANALYWLKEFHIDGLRIDAVASMLYLDYSRQDGEWVPNEFGGKENIPAIEFLRDLNTVVHEHFPGAAVIAEESTSWPGVSRPVYAGGLGFTFKWNMGWMNDTLSYFAKEPIHRSHHQNNLTFSMLYAFHENFILPLSHDEVTHGKGALLSKMPGDMWRMFANLRLFYAYMWAHPGKKLLFMGGEFGQWREWSSREPLDWALLDFPTHQGIMALVRDLNAFYRRTPAMHVRDNDWTGFEWVDLTDYASSVISFLRKAPDGAQILWVFNFTPVVREKYCVGCRAPGYWRELFNTDAACFGGSNVGNAGGVQARPSALGGWPHYLELTLPPLAALALTPESGPAQAPGPAS from the coding sequence ATGACAGTCGATCTTACTCCTGTGGCGTCGAGTCCGGTTAACATCGCTGAATTCGACCTGTATCTGTTCGGCAAAGGCCGTCACTTCGATCTCTACCGCGTGCTTGGGGCGCATCCCGATGTCCGCGACGGCCATGCAGGCTATCGTTTCGCCGTCTGGGCCCCCCATGCCCGGGCCGTGAGCGTGGTCGGGGATTTCAACCAATGGTCCCCGGGCCTCCACAAGCTCTATCCCGTGGCCGCCTCGGGGGTGTGGGCCGGATTTGTTCCCGGCGTGCCGCGCGGGGCGCTGTACAAGTTCGCCGTGCGCCAGCACGGCGGGGACATGGCGCTCAAGGCCGACCCCTACGCCTTTTTCGCCCAGTACCGGCCCGAGACGGCCTGCCTGGCCTGGGATCTGGACAATTATTCCTGGAACGACGTGGCCTGGATGCAGGCCCGCCGGGAGCGGGGCCTGCCCATCGACGAGGCCGTGTCCATCTACGAGGTCCATGCCGGTTCCTGGCGTTTCAAGACCGACCAGTACGGCTCGTTTTATTCCTATCGGGAACTGGCCGAGACCCTTCTGCCCTATGTGGCCGACCTGGGGTTCACCCACATCGAGTTCATGCCCCTGGCCGAGCACCCCCTGGACGAGTCCTGGGGTTACCAGACCGGCCACTATTTCGCCCCCACCTCCCGGTTCGGCCAGCCCGAGGATCTCAAATTCTTCATCGACGCCTGCCACAACCGGGGCGTGGGCGTCATCCTCGACTGGGTGCCCGGGCATTTCCCCAAGGACGCCTGGGGACTTGGCCGCTTCGACGGCACCGGGCTCTATGAACACGAAGACCCACGCCAGGGAGAGCACCCGGACTGGGGCACCTACGTCTTCAACTTCGCCCGGCACGAGGCAAGGAATTTCCTTTTGGCCAACGCCCTCTACTGGCTCAAGGAATTCCACATCGACGGCCTGCGCATCGACGCCGTGGCCTCCATGCTCTACCTGGACTATTCCCGGCAGGACGGGGAGTGGGTGCCCAACGAATTCGGGGGCAAGGAGAACATCCCGGCCATCGAGTTTCTGCGCGACCTCAATACCGTGGTGCATGAGCATTTTCCCGGCGCGGCGGTCATCGCCGAGGAATCCACCTCCTGGCCCGGGGTGTCGCGGCCGGTCTACGCCGGAGGACTGGGGTTCACTTTCAAGTGGAACATGGGCTGGATGAACGACACCCTGTCCTATTTCGCCAAGGAGCCCATCCACCGCTCCCACCATCAGAACAACCTCACCTTCTCCATGCTCTACGCCTTCCACGAGAATTTCATTCTGCCCCTGTCCCACGACGAGGTCACCCACGGCAAAGGGGCGCTTTTGTCCAAGATGCCCGGGGACATGTGGCGGATGTTCGCCAATCTGCGGCTTTTCTACGCCTACATGTGGGCCCATCCCGGTAAGAAGCTCTTGTTTATGGGCGGCGAGTTCGGGCAGTGGCGGGAGTGGAGCTCCCGGGAGCCCCTGGATTGGGCGCTTCTGGATTTCCCCACCCACCAGGGGATCATGGCCCTGGTGCGCGACCTCAACGCCTTCTATCGCCGCACCCCGGCCATGCATGTCCGGGACAACGATTGGACGGGCTTTGAGTGGGTGGATTTGACGGACTACGCCTCTTCGGTCATCTCCTTTCTGCGCAAGGCCCCGGACGGCGCCCAGATCCTGTGGGTGTTCAACTTCACCCCCGTGGTCCGAGAAAAGTACTGCGTGGGCTGCCGCGCGCCGGGATATTGGCGGGAGCTTTTCAATACCGACGCCGCCTGTTTCGGCGGCTCAAACGTCGGCAATGCCGGAGGCGTGCAGGCCCGGCCTTCGGCCCTTGGCGGCTGGCCCCATTATCTGGAGTTGACCCTGCCGCCCCTGGCCGCCCTGGCCCTGACCCCGGAATCCGGCCCGGCGCAGGCCCCGGGCCCGGCGTCCTAG
- a CDS encoding glycosyltransferase family 2 protein, with amino-acid sequence MTATVSAPPGPLPPLPELPPDILSRLATAMPVWAVSSEHAGVRLSMVRSLLSRKPLDRGLAHAVAGSLFWAWQEDPLDPQVTSALLELDAAMPFLPAPARALAAALLPRLAVPADPDLWEAVAACDDADMVRVYLDKATADPAHGLFRLRKALGALIDAGDMGRLLRVLAGSPIRDFPPLLERLCAEAAFFCESPDKALRRLSRLERELWGHLADALSAALLAREGDTGAALGFLAPLGRAMPWHVNLTLVRHDLACGPRPAAPPSPGDIHPGEAAVLLYTWNKAGFLRDTLENLARTRLGPAPVIVLDNGSTDDTPQVLAQAAMQFAPGQFSTVTLPVNVGAPAARNWLLSLPAVRCARYAAFVDDDARPPRDWLTLLLDAARANPQAGAVGCAVADIPAPHRLQSADYHLLPPETGQSLLAEVPERIFVMDTCAGKLDFGMYRYRRPALSVSGCCHLIANAAVRAAGPFDIRFTPTQFDDLERDMRSWLAGFPAVYEGRCVVHHVQTSSLARAKTTAQSAHVAGNKLKLEGALAHADIGRLCSENYAVLWKDLQDKNEALREVCR; translated from the coding sequence ATGACAGCAACCGTTTCCGCGCCCCCTGGGCCCCTGCCCCCGCTGCCCGAACTGCCGCCGGACATCCTGTCCCGGCTGGCGACGGCCATGCCCGTATGGGCCGTCTCCTCGGAACACGCCGGTGTGCGGCTGTCCATGGTCCGATCGCTTTTGTCCCGAAAGCCCCTGGACCGGGGGCTGGCCCATGCCGTGGCCGGGTCGCTCTTCTGGGCCTGGCAGGAAGACCCCCTGGACCCACAAGTCACGTCGGCGCTCCTGGAACTGGATGCGGCCATGCCCTTTCTGCCCGCCCCGGCCCGGGCCCTGGCGGCCGCGCTGCTTCCCCGGCTGGCGGTCCCGGCCGATCCGGATCTGTGGGAGGCCGTGGCGGCCTGCGACGATGCGGACATGGTCCGGGTCTACCTGGACAAGGCCACGGCCGATCCGGCCCATGGGCTTTTCCGGCTGCGCAAGGCACTTGGGGCGCTCATCGATGCCGGGGACATGGGCCGCTTGCTGCGGGTGCTCGCAGGCTCGCCGATACGCGATTTCCCGCCGCTTCTGGAACGGCTGTGCGCCGAGGCGGCCTTTTTCTGCGAATCGCCGGACAAGGCCCTGCGGCGTCTTTCCCGGCTGGAGCGGGAGTTGTGGGGGCACCTCGCCGATGCGCTGTCCGCCGCCCTCCTGGCCCGGGAGGGCGATACCGGCGCGGCCCTGGGCTTTCTCGCCCCGCTTGGCCGGGCCATGCCCTGGCATGTGAACCTGACGCTTGTCCGGCATGATCTGGCCTGCGGTCCCCGGCCCGCCGCGCCGCCGTCGCCTGGGGACATACACCCGGGCGAGGCCGCGGTTTTGCTCTACACCTGGAACAAGGCCGGTTTTCTCCGCGACACCCTGGAAAATCTGGCCCGCACCCGGCTTGGCCCCGCGCCGGTGATCGTCCTGGACAACGGCTCCACCGACGACACCCCGCAGGTGCTCGCCCAGGCCGCCATGCAGTTTGCGCCGGGGCAGTTTTCGACGGTGACCCTGCCGGTCAACGTGGGCGCGCCTGCGGCCCGCAACTGGCTTTTGTCTCTGCCTGCGGTGCGCTGCGCCCGGTATGCGGCCTTTGTGGACGATGACGCCCGGCCGCCCCGGGACTGGCTGACGCTCCTTTTGGACGCGGCCCGGGCCAATCCCCAGGCCGGGGCCGTGGGCTGCGCCGTGGCGGACATTCCCGCGCCGCACCGGCTGCAATCGGCGGATTACCACCTGTTGCCGCCCGAGACCGGCCAGAGCCTTCTGGCCGAGGTTCCCGAACGCATCTTCGTCATGGACACCTGCGCCGGAAAACTCGATTTCGGGATGTACCGCTACCGGCGTCCGGCCCTGTCGGTGTCGGGCTGCTGCCATCTGATCGCAAACGCGGCGGTGCGAGCGGCCGGACCCTTCGACATCCGGTTCACGCCCACCCAGTTCGACGACCTGGAGCGGGACATGCGCTCCTGGCTGGCAGGGTTTCCGGCGGTCTACGAGGGTCGCTGCGTGGTGCATCATGTGCAGACCTCGAGTCTGGCCCGGGCCAAGACCACGGCCCAGTCGGCGCATGTGGCGGGCAACAAGTTAAAGCTCGAGGGCGCGCTGGCGCACGCGGATATCGGCAGGCTGTGCAGCGAGAATTACGCCGTGCTGTGGAAGGATTTGCAGGACAAAAACGAGGCGTTACGGGAGGTTTGCCGCTAA
- a CDS encoding glycosyltransferase family 9 protein, which yields MTDKNDFGRIVFEHNGALGDMLAAWPAAFSLCAHFRTVSHFFRTRPGHAPFFAALGAAPCPPLLCRELDALYGAPRWPGSLADTLVVRPGLFRRPDIPDDPRFLFLSGVVPGRFDPPSALYREALAARGIPWRDDWLAVFRDRFGGRTPSAGMGKPGPPAVLLFPGAGHVKKTWPMDNFLRLAGMLAKSGLEPIFVLGPAEVERGVDVGPWPRRVPDSLEELMALLRPAWAVLGADCGPMHLAGLLGVPGVSVFGPTSPRQWAPEGMAVVTADMPCSPCVQVTSGDFAPGCPVSPPCLTGVSVERVHEALKKSGLPPRTPPGENHFPRTP from the coding sequence ATGACTGACAAGAATGATTTCGGCCGCATCGTTTTCGAGCACAACGGAGCCCTGGGCGACATGCTGGCGGCTTGGCCTGCGGCGTTCAGCCTTTGTGCGCATTTTCGCACGGTATCGCATTTTTTCCGCACCCGCCCGGGCCATGCCCCCTTTTTCGCGGCCCTGGGCGCGGCCCCCTGTCCCCCACTCCTTTGCCGTGAACTGGATGCCCTGTACGGCGCGCCCCGCTGGCCTGGATCACTGGCCGACACCCTGGTGGTCCGTCCGGGGCTTTTCCGGCGGCCGGACATCCCGGACGACCCGCGCTTCCTGTTTCTGTCCGGGGTGGTCCCGGGCCGCTTCGACCCGCCCTCTGCCCTCTACCGCGAGGCCCTGGCCGCCCGGGGCATCCCCTGGCGCGACGACTGGCTGGCCGTCTTCCGGGATCGCTTCGGAGGCCGGACGCCCTCGGCCGGTATGGGAAAACCAGGCCCGCCCGCCGTGCTTCTGTTCCCTGGCGCGGGGCACGTCAAAAAGACCTGGCCCATGGATAATTTTCTGCGGCTGGCCGGGATGCTGGCGAAATCCGGTCTCGAACCGATTTTCGTGCTGGGACCGGCGGAAGTGGAACGCGGCGTGGATGTCGGGCCGTGGCCGCGCCGCGTCCCGGACAGTCTCGAGGAACTCATGGCGCTTCTGCGCCCGGCCTGGGCCGTTCTCGGCGCGGACTGCGGCCCCATGCATCTGGCGGGCCTGCTCGGCGTTCCCGGGGTGTCGGTGTTCGGGCCCACCTCGCCCCGACAATGGGCGCCGGAGGGCATGGCCGTGGTCACGGCGGACATGCCATGCAGCCCGTGCGTGCAGGTGACTTCAGGGGATTTCGCGCCGGGCTGCCCCGTGTCGCCGCCGTGTCTGACCGGTGTCAGCGTAGAGCGGGTGCATGAGGCCCTGAAGAAGTCGGGGCTGCCGCCCCGAACCCCGCCCGGGGAAAATCATTTCCCCCGGACCCCCTGA
- a CDS encoding substrate-binding domain-containing protein: MQDKKQSPPQPAPRAKLIVLALAVALLGGWAMFAEMKTKDHAGPPLLVYGPGGPYLPMRECAEAFSREFSIPVQVVKGQPEQIAGRVATDGDVYYGGAPYMMEDFILDYPGVVDEATVRQLFPRRIGIIVRRGNPKGIRGTADLSRPGVSILDVGLENMEAFRGDAPGGTKNVGLHVTSGEEGFAAWTAHPELDAWVTYRSWFVRLTGGEAFVPIDGPGGLRGTPVALTRRTKRPDEARAFVDFLGTDAARRIFQKHGWE, translated from the coding sequence ATGCAAGACAAAAAACAATCCCCCCCGCAACCCGCGCCCCGGGCGAAGCTGATCGTTTTGGCCCTGGCCGTGGCCCTTTTGGGAGGCTGGGCGATGTTTGCCGAAATGAAAACCAAAGACCACGCCGGGCCGCCGCTTCTCGTCTACGGCCCCGGCGGGCCGTATCTGCCCATGCGCGAATGCGCCGAAGCCTTTTCCCGGGAGTTTTCCATCCCGGTTCAGGTGGTGAAAGGGCAGCCGGAGCAGATCGCCGGACGCGTGGCCACGGATGGCGACGTTTATTACGGCGGCGCGCCTTACATGATGGAGGATTTCATCCTGGATTATCCCGGGGTGGTGGACGAGGCGACCGTGCGCCAGCTTTTTCCCCGCCGCATCGGGATCATCGTGCGCCGGGGAAATCCCAAGGGCATCCGGGGGACGGCTGACCTGTCCCGGCCCGGAGTGTCCATTCTGGACGTGGGTCTGGAGAACATGGAGGCCTTTCGCGGGGATGCGCCGGGCGGGACGAAAAATGTCGGCCTGCACGTGACCTCCGGCGAGGAGGGATTTGCGGCCTGGACGGCGCATCCCGAACTGGACGCCTGGGTGACCTACCGGTCCTGGTTCGTGCGCCTGACCGGCGGGGAGGCGTTTGTGCCCATCGACGGCCCAGGCGGGCTTCGCGGCACGCCCGTGGCCCTGACCCGGCGCACCAAGCGTCCCGACGAGGCCAGGGCCTTTGTGGATTTCCTTGGCACGGACGCGGCCCGTCGCATCTTTCAGAAACACGGCTGGGAGTGA
- a CDS encoding glycosyltransferase: MKLTLVAYGTLGDVYPFLAVGQELKHRGYDVAVATLPQYQETAASLGLDFAPLCDGRLLDDFTRNRFSWDIAKGSNSFFSDLIIPFVDPVFRFVTSLDLENTCVLASVLAMGARIARETTPFRLATLCPYPVFFPSRVRPPALPRIDFTGLGQSWRSRLFFRMLGGLDWLLMGPPRENPRSYVGINRSAFRKRLFSEAYIRTSDFQCAAFLNRYRRGLGLPERTRYFEDYLFSPDLAVGLFPEWFAPVQPDWPPNVALSSFPRLMRPNAATSETFQRFMATTPDAPILFTFGSQKSHNHDLFRLAARACLDLNQPAVFLSGTRADIPAGLPDSIIHLEFEPLPELLRHMRLIVHHAGIGTSADALRAGVPQILLPFCYDQPDNATRLQRIGVGKMLSAGNLTVDGLKETIRLVLETPRYTERTRHYAQAMADTERAFPTSQAVLDWIGVSTRTEKGAGG, encoded by the coding sequence ATGAAACTGACGCTTGTGGCGTACGGAACCCTTGGCGATGTCTACCCCTTTCTGGCCGTGGGCCAGGAACTCAAACACAGGGGATATGACGTCGCAGTCGCCACCCTGCCCCAATACCAGGAAACAGCCGCCTCCCTGGGGCTTGATTTCGCGCCGCTGTGCGACGGACGCCTGCTGGACGACTTCACCCGGAACCGTTTTTCCTGGGACATCGCCAAAGGGTCAAACAGCTTCTTTTCGGATCTGATCATCCCCTTCGTGGACCCGGTCTTCAGGTTCGTGACCTCCCTGGACCTGGAAAACACCTGCGTCCTGGCCTCGGTCCTGGCCATGGGGGCGCGCATCGCCCGGGAGACGACCCCGTTTCGGCTGGCCACCCTGTGCCCCTATCCCGTTTTTTTCCCAAGCCGGGTACGTCCCCCGGCCCTGCCCCGGATCGACTTCACGGGGCTTGGACAATCGTGGCGGAGTCGGCTGTTTTTCCGGATGCTTGGCGGGCTGGACTGGCTTTTGATGGGCCCGCCCCGGGAAAATCCGCGCTCCTATGTGGGAATCAACCGTTCCGCCTTCAGGAAACGCCTCTTCAGCGAGGCCTACATCCGGACATCCGATTTCCAGTGCGCCGCTTTTTTGAACCGCTACCGGCGTGGCCTGGGGCTTCCGGAACGGACGCGTTACTTCGAGGACTACCTCTTCTCGCCGGACCTGGCGGTGGGCCTTTTCCCCGAATGGTTCGCTCCCGTCCAGCCGGACTGGCCGCCAAACGTTGCCCTCTCAAGCTTCCCCAGGCTTATGCGGCCAAACGCGGCCACATCAGAGACGTTCCAACGGTTCATGGCGACGACGCCTGACGCGCCGATTCTTTTCACCTTCGGTTCGCAAAAAAGTCACAACCATGACCTCTTCCGTTTGGCCGCCAGGGCCTGCCTGGACCTGAACCAGCCCGCTGTATTCCTTTCCGGAACCCGCGCGGACATCCCCGCCGGACTTCCGGACAGCATCATTCATCTGGAATTCGAACCGCTGCCGGAGCTCCTCAGGCACATGCGGCTGATCGTGCATCACGCCGGCATCGGCACCTCGGCCGACGCTTTGCGGGCCGGGGTTCCCCAAATCCTGCTGCCGTTTTGCTACGACCAGCCGGACAACGCCACCCGGCTGCAACGCATCGGTGTGGGGAAAATGCTTTCGGCCGGGAACCTGACCGTGGACGGGCTGAAAGAAACCATCCGGCTGGTGCTGGAGACGCCGCGCTACACGGAACGGACCAGGCATTACGCCCAGGCCATGGCCGACACCGAGCGGGCCTTCCCGACCTCGCAGGCCGTCCTGGACTGGATAGGAGTTAGTACGCGTACCGAAAAAGGCGCTGGCGGGTGA
- a CDS encoding NUDIX domain-containing protein, with protein MPSTKPCPHCGQPVVHYANPVPTVDALIHIPGRGVVLVKRKNDPPGWALPGGFVDYGETVEAAAIREAKEETGLTVELTGLLGVYSDPRRDARQHTISVVFTAQCLDPDELAAGDDAGDAEVFPLSGLPEPLAFDHGRILEDYARLYRKHNPRPR; from the coding sequence ATGCCCTCGACCAAGCCTTGCCCCCACTGCGGCCAGCCCGTGGTGCATTACGCAAATCCTGTGCCCACCGTGGACGCCCTGATCCATATTCCCGGGCGCGGGGTGGTGCTCGTCAAGCGGAAAAACGATCCGCCCGGCTGGGCGCTGCCCGGAGGCTTCGTGGACTACGGCGAGACCGTGGAGGCCGCCGCCATCCGCGAGGCCAAGGAAGAAACCGGGCTGACCGTGGAACTGACCGGGCTTCTCGGGGTCTACTCCGACCCCCGGCGCGACGCGCGGCAACACACCATAAGCGTGGTCTTCACCGCCCAATGCCTGGACCCAGACGAGCTGGCCGCCGGGGACGACGCCGGGGACGCGGAGGTCTTCCCCCTCTCCGGGCTGCCCGAGCCCCTGGCCTTCGACCACGGCCGCATCCTTGAAGATTACGCCCGGTTGTATCGAAAACACAATCCGCGTCCCAGATGA
- a CDS encoding L-threonylcarbamoyladenylate synthase, with translation MNCGLVPVADLEGAGDVLRRGGVCVYPTETYFALGAAVSFPQALARVAGIKGRPAGKPLPLLAADMEQVRGVLSPGFTASAAFADMLRLARDFWPGPLSLVVPTREDLSPLVKDAQGRTSIRVTPHPVAAALCRLADSPLAATSANISGRPPAANPADLDADLCALADAVVVALPDPAGGPASTVAVPGGGGRLTVVRPGAVTAEALVAAGFVLTFAAPQS, from the coding sequence ATGAATTGCGGTCTGGTTCCCGTGGCGGACCTTGAAGGGGCGGGCGACGTCCTGCGCCGGGGCGGGGTGTGCGTCTATCCCACGGAGACCTATTTCGCCCTGGGCGCGGCCGTTTCTTTTCCGCAGGCCCTGGCCCGGGTGGCGGGCATCAAGGGGCGTCCGGCGGGCAAGCCCCTGCCGCTTCTGGCCGCCGACATGGAACAGGTGCGTGGCGTACTGTCCCCGGGTTTTACGGCCTCGGCGGCCTTTGCGGACATGCTGCGTTTGGCCCGTGATTTCTGGCCGGGGCCGCTGTCCCTGGTCGTTCCCACCCGGGAGGATCTGTCGCCATTGGTGAAAGACGCCCAGGGCCGTACCTCCATCCGGGTGACGCCCCATCCCGTGGCCGCCGCCCTGTGTCGTCTGGCCGACTCTCCCTTGGCCGCCACCAGCGCCAACATAAGCGGCCGACCTCCGGCCGCCAATCCTGCCGATCTGGATGCGGATTTGTGCGCCCTGGCCGACGCCGTGGTCGTGGCCCTGCCCGATCCTGCCGGAGGCCCGGCCTCCACCGTGGCTGTGCCAGGCGGCGGCGGCCGGTTGACCGTGGTCCGGCCGGGGGCGGTGACGGCCGAGGCCCTGGTTGCGGCGGGATTCGTATTGACCTTCGCGGCTCCCCAGTCGTAA
- the glgA gene encoding glycogen synthase GlgA yields MKFNHKVLFVASEMYPFSKTGGLGDVMGSLPVELKRQGVDVALISPYYGRLNTGDHQLRLVYSKCRVGYPWAPVTADIYTATHEDVPVYFVQRGEYFDRRYYYNTHDGDYFDNCERFIFFCRATLAWASRLDGAPAIVHAHDWQAALVPAYLHFLRPEAPFWRNTKTILTIHNLAFQGRFASRLFFGSGLPPEAWTMDGAEYWGDFNLLKAGIAYSDLVTTVSPSYALEILFRQCGCGLEGILTKRVFNLRGILNGADYTVWDPSGDKYLPCTYNPDELAGKELCKRNLLAELGMKKKLAKRPVLGFIGRLRRQKGIDLLLDILPRLMEQDIGVVVLGEGNLEFEAKLLDMVERYPGRLGVRIGYTEDLAHRIQAASDIFLMPSRYEPCGLTQIYALRFGTPPVATAVGGLRDTIVPWPDPAATGFTFAAADPDLFFAAIQNAIDVYSRPDEWREMVVRAMRADFSWEKAAKAYIQVYRELGADL; encoded by the coding sequence ATGAAGTTTAACCACAAGGTGTTGTTTGTCGCCTCGGAGATGTATCCGTTCTCCAAGACCGGCGGTCTAGGCGACGTCATGGGCTCCCTGCCCGTGGAACTCAAGCGCCAGGGCGTGGACGTGGCGCTGATCTCTCCCTATTACGGCCGCCTGAACACCGGCGACCACCAACTGCGGCTGGTCTACTCCAAATGCCGCGTGGGCTACCCCTGGGCGCCCGTCACCGCCGACATCTATACCGCCACGCACGAGGACGTCCCGGTCTATTTCGTGCAACGCGGGGAATATTTCGACCGGCGCTACTACTACAACACCCACGACGGCGACTATTTCGACAACTGCGAACGCTTCATTTTTTTCTGCCGGGCCACCCTGGCCTGGGCCAGCCGCCTGGACGGGGCCCCGGCCATCGTCCACGCCCACGACTGGCAGGCCGCCCTGGTTCCGGCCTATCTGCATTTTTTGCGACCCGAGGCCCCGTTTTGGCGCAACACCAAGACCATCCTGACCATCCACAACCTGGCCTTCCAGGGTCGCTTCGCCTCCCGGCTCTTTTTCGGGTCGGGCCTGCCGCCCGAGGCCTGGACCATGGACGGCGCGGAATACTGGGGCGACTTCAACCTGCTCAAGGCTGGCATCGCCTACAGCGATCTGGTGACCACCGTCAGCCCCTCCTATGCCCTGGAGATCCTTTTCCGGCAGTGCGGTTGCGGCCTGGAGGGCATCCTCACCAAGCGGGTCTTTAATCTGCGCGGCATCCTAAACGGCGCGGACTACACCGTGTGGGATCCCTCGGGCGACAAGTATCTGCCCTGCACCTACAACCCGGATGAGCTGGCGGGCAAGGAGTTGTGCAAGCGCAACCTCCTGGCTGAACTGGGCATGAAAAAGAAGCTGGCCAAGCGGCCGGTGCTCGGATTCATCGGCCGGTTGCGCCGCCAAAAGGGCATTGATCTCTTGCTCGACATCCTGCCCAGGCTCATGGAGCAGGACATCGGCGTGGTGGTCCTTGGCGAGGGCAATCTCGAATTCGAGGCCAAGCTCCTGGACATGGTGGAGCGCTATCCCGGACGCCTCGGGGTGCGCATCGGCTACACCGAGGATCTGGCCCACCGCATCCAGGCCGCGTCGGACATCTTTCTCATGCCCTCGCGCTACGAACCCTGCGGCCTGACCCAGATCTACGCCCTTCGATTCGGCACTCCGCCTGTGGCCACGGCCGTTGGCGGGCTTCGGGACACCATCGTCCCCTGGCCCGATCCGGCCGCCACGGGCTTCACCTTTGCCGCCGCCGACCCGGACCTGTTTTTTGCGGCCATCCAAAACGCCATCGACGTCTATTCCCGCCCGGACGAGTGGCGGGAGATGGTCGTGCGGGCCATGCGCGCCGACTTCTCCTGGGAGAAGGCGGCCAAGGCCTACATCCAGGTCTATCGGGAACTGGGGGCGGACCTATGA